Proteins encoded together in one Bos indicus isolate NIAB-ARS_2022 breed Sahiwal x Tharparkar chromosome 25, NIAB-ARS_B.indTharparkar_mat_pri_1.0, whole genome shotgun sequence window:
- the INO80E gene encoding INO80 complex subunit E isoform X2: MNGPADGEVDYKKKYRNLKRKLKFLIYEHECFQEELRKAQRKLLKVSRDKSFLLDRLLQYENVDEDSSDSDATASSDNSETEGTPKLSDTPAPKRKRSPPLGGAPSPSSLSLPPSTGFPLQASRAPSPYLSSMAVGPPDCPVGGPLTFPGRGSGAGVGAALAPLPPPKMPPPTILSAVPRQMFSDAGSGDDALDGDDDLVIDIPE, from the exons ATGAACGGACCGGCAGACGGTGAAGTGGACTACAAGAAGAAATACCGGAATCTGAAGCGAAAACTCAAATTCCTTATCTAC GAACACGAGTGCTTCCAGGAGGAACTGAGGAAGGCGCAGAGGAAATTGCTGAAAGTGTCCCGGGACAAGAG TTTCCTCCTAGACCGACTTCTGCAGTACGAGAACGTGGATGAAGACTCTTCTG ACTCTGACGCCACTGCATCTTCAGACAACAGTGAGACAGAGGGGACACCCAAGTTGTCAGACACACCTGCCCCTAAGAG GAAAAGAAGCCCTCCGCTGGGGGGTGCTCCCTCCCCCTCCAGCCTCTCCTTGCCTCCTTCAACAGGGTTTCCCCTTCAGGCCTCAAGGGCCCCCTCCCCATACCTGAGCTCG ATGGCGGTGGGACCCCCCGACTGCCCTGTGGGAGGGCCGCTGACCTTCCCAGGCCGGggctctggggctggggtgggggcagccttggcccccctacccccacccaagATGCCCCCCCCTACGATCCTGAGTGCCGTCCCTCGGCAGATGTTCAGCGACGCGGGTAGCGGGGATGATGCCCTGGACGGGGACGATGACCTGGTGATCGACATCCCGGAGTGA
- the INO80E gene encoding INO80 complex subunit E isoform X1, with the protein MNGPADGEVDYKKKYRNLKRKLKFLIYEHECFQEELRKAQRKLLKVSRDKSFLLDRLLQYENVDEDSSDSDATASSDNSETEGTPKLSDTPAPKRKRSPPLGGAPSPSSLSLPPSTGFPLQASRAPSPYLSSLASPTYPPFPSDYLALQLPEPSPLRPKREKRPRLPRKLKMAVGPPDCPVGGPLTFPGRGSGAGVGAALAPLPPPKMPPPTILSAVPRQMFSDAGSGDDALDGDDDLVIDIPE; encoded by the exons ATGAACGGACCGGCAGACGGTGAAGTGGACTACAAGAAGAAATACCGGAATCTGAAGCGAAAACTCAAATTCCTTATCTAC GAACACGAGTGCTTCCAGGAGGAACTGAGGAAGGCGCAGAGGAAATTGCTGAAAGTGTCCCGGGACAAGAG TTTCCTCCTAGACCGACTTCTGCAGTACGAGAACGTGGATGAAGACTCTTCTG ACTCTGACGCCACTGCATCTTCAGACAACAGTGAGACAGAGGGGACACCCAAGTTGTCAGACACACCTGCCCCTAAGAG GAAAAGAAGCCCTCCGCTGGGGGGTGCTCCCTCCCCCTCCAGCCTCTCCTTGCCTCCTTCAACAGGGTTTCCCCTTCAGGCCTCAAGGGCCCCCTCCCCATACCTGAGCTCG CTGGCTTCCCCCACCTACCCCCCATTCCCTTCTGACTACCTGGCCCTGCAGCTGCCCGAGCCCAGCCCCCTGAGGCCCAAGCGGGAGAAACGGCCCCGCCTGCCCCGGAAACTCAAG ATGGCGGTGGGACCCCCCGACTGCCCTGTGGGAGGGCCGCTGACCTTCCCAGGCCGGggctctggggctggggtgggggcagccttggcccccctacccccacccaagATGCCCCCCCCTACGATCCTGAGTGCCGTCCCTCGGCAGATGTTCAGCGACGCGGGTAGCGGGGATGATGCCCTGGACGGGGACGATGACCTGGTGATCGACATCCCGGAGTGA
- the INO80E gene encoding INO80 complex subunit E isoform X3: MNGPADGEVDYKKKYRNLKRKLKFLIYEHECFQEELRKAQRKLLKVSRDKSFLLDRLLQYENVDEDSSDSDATASSDNSETEGTPKLSDTPAPKRKRSPPLGGAPSPSSLSLPPSTGFPLQASRAPSPYLSSLASPTYPPFPSDYLALQLPEPSPLRPKREKRPRLPRKLKRAHSGCSAEDELDLGEAEGRDSS, encoded by the exons ATGAACGGACCGGCAGACGGTGAAGTGGACTACAAGAAGAAATACCGGAATCTGAAGCGAAAACTCAAATTCCTTATCTAC GAACACGAGTGCTTCCAGGAGGAACTGAGGAAGGCGCAGAGGAAATTGCTGAAAGTGTCCCGGGACAAGAG TTTCCTCCTAGACCGACTTCTGCAGTACGAGAACGTGGATGAAGACTCTTCTG ACTCTGACGCCACTGCATCTTCAGACAACAGTGAGACAGAGGGGACACCCAAGTTGTCAGACACACCTGCCCCTAAGAG GAAAAGAAGCCCTCCGCTGGGGGGTGCTCCCTCCCCCTCCAGCCTCTCCTTGCCTCCTTCAACAGGGTTTCCCCTTCAGGCCTCAAGGGCCCCCTCCCCATACCTGAGCTCG CTGGCTTCCCCCACCTACCCCCCATTCCCTTCTGACTACCTGGCCCTGCAGCTGCCCGAGCCCAGCCCCCTGAGGCCCAAGCGGGAGAAACGGCCCCGCCTGCCCCGGAAACTCAAG AGAGCTCACTCTGGCTGCAGTGCGGAGGACGAGCTGGATCTGGGAGAGGCTGAAGGCAGGGATTCCAGTTAG
- the HIRIP3 gene encoding HIRA-interacting protein 3, whose translation MARENEMQEFTRSFFQGHPDLSTLTHSIVRRRFLAHAGRDHLEPEEKQALKRLVEEELLKMQVDEASAKQERLHVGKKAKRSPAPCRDPERKRFRFNSESEPSSAASSPDRLNPSAKNGMAADVTPAEDESPNQASKKATESSDDEQQRDLTAKIRLEKEVVKESSEEEEEGSARKRKVWKEESSEEEEEEGKESKGRTRKKPGTKTKQAPGKASGSRKQAKEESEDSEEDPAQGRGKKGAKSHQGSAKESEEEEETVTKNKENREEEEDWKPTDQSSGGKRSVREERSCKQKSRAARLLGERGDREEQKEKAAASSGDSSEEDEVPLVQRKRKDRTQGKDGKRQSGSSEEDGEDSPRKVKPTTGKTAKEGSISGEASDSEKEVSDSEAEGSPKKERKNRSSKKSSKKGRTRSPSSSSIDGSPEHKGRKAGSGRSGEDHPAVRRLKRYIRACGAHRNYKKLLGSCRSRKERLSVLRAELEALGMKGNPSLEKCRALKEQREEAAEVASLDITNIISSSGRPRRRTAWNPSGETAPPGELYRRILDSDEERPHPPPPDWSHLRGIISSDGESN comes from the exons ATGGCGCGGGAGAATGAGATGCAGGAGTTCACCCGTAGCTTCTTCCAAGGCCACCCGGACCTCAG CACGCTTACGCACTCCATCGTGCGGCGGCGATTCTTGGCTCACGCGGGCCGCGACCACCTGGAACCTGAGGAGAAGCAGGCACTGAAGCGGCTGGTGGAGGAGGAGCTGCTGAAGATGCAG GTGGATGAAGCGAGTGCGAAGCAAGAGAGGCTCCACGTTGGCAAAAAGGCGAAAAGGTCTCCTGCTCCTTGCCGTGACCCAGAGAGAAAAAGGTTCCGTTTCAATTCAGAGTCAG AGCCCAGCTCTGCAGCCTCCAGTCCAGACCGCCTCAACCCCTCAGCAAAGAATGGGATGGCAGCAGATGTCACTCCAGCCGAGGATGAGAGTCCAAATCAAGCCTCAAAGAAAGCAACTGAGAGCAGTGATGATGAACAGCAGAGGGACCTGACTGCAAAGATCAGATTAGAgaaggaggtggtgaaggagagcagtgaggaggaggaggagggctctgccagaaagagaaaggtctggaaagaagaaagcagtgaggaggaggaggaggagggaaaggagtcCAAGGGCAGGACTAGGAAGAAGCCTGGGACAAAGACCAAGCAGGCACCAGGCAAGGCCTCAGGCAGTAGGAAGCAGGCTAAGGAGGAGAGTGAGGACAGTGAGGAGGACCCTGCCCAGGGGCGGGGAAAGAAAGGCGctaagagccaccagggaagtgcaaaggagagtgaggaggaggaggagacagtaaCCAAGAATAAAGAGaacagagaggaagaagaggattgGAAACCCACAGACCAGAGCAGTGGAGGGAAAAGGTCAGTTCGGGAGGAGAGGAGCTGTAAGCAGAAAAGCAGGGCAGCACGACTGCTGGGAGAGCGGGGGGACAGAgaggaacagaaggaaaaagcCGCAGCAAGCAGTGGCGATAGCAGTGAGGAAGATGAAGTGCCCCTAGTACAGAGGAAGCGCAAAGACAGGACCCAGGGGAAGGATGGGAAAAGGCAGAGTGGAAGCAGCGAGGAGGATGGAGAAGACAGCCCGAGGAAAGTGAAGCCAACTACTGGCAAGACAGCCAAAGAGGGCAGTATCAGTGGTGAGGCAAGTGACTCGGAGAAGGAAGTGAGTGATAGCGAGGCAGAGGGGAGCCccaagaaggagaggaagaaccGGTCTTCCAAGAAGAGCTCCAAGAAAGGCAGGACACGaagtccctcctcctcttccatagatggcagtccagaACATAAAGGCAGGAAG GCTGGCTCTGGTCGCTCTGGTGAGGACCACCCCGCTGTGAGGAGGCTCAAGCGCTACATCCGGGCCTGTGGCGCCCATCGAAACTACAAGAAGCTGCTGGGTTCCTGCCGCTCACGCAAGGAACGCCTGAGTGTTCTCCGGGCAGAGCTGGAAGCCCTGGGCATGAAGG GTAACCCTTCCTTAGAGAAGTGTCGGGCCCTGAAAGAGCAGCGCGAAGAGGCAGCCGAGGTGGCTTCTTTGGACATTACCAACATCATCAGCAGTTCAG GCCGGCCACGCAGACGCACAGCCTGGAACCCTTCAGGAGAAACAGCCCCACCAGGGGAGCTATACCGCAGGATCCTCGACTCAGACGAAGAGcggccccaccccccgcccccagactGGTCACATCTGCGGGGCATCATCAGCAGCGATGGCGAGAGCAACTGA